The following proteins come from a genomic window of Trifolium pratense cultivar HEN17-A07 linkage group LG4, ARS_RC_1.1, whole genome shotgun sequence:
- the LOC123923494 gene encoding WRKY transcription factor WRKY24-like isoform X2, which translates to MTSSSSSLENNNNNNFLNNFTFSTHPFMTTSSFSDLLASTIEEKSSGERNGYGYGGGGNGGGVPKFKSIPPPSLPLSPPPVSPSSYFSIPPGLSPAELLDSPIMLNSSNILPSPTTGSFAGQSYNWMNNSEENQIIPKESDKSFSNFSFQTQQGPAVTGSNTTLKSSTVAVEQQQPWSYQEITNQNGFSPENNMIQTENNSSMQSFSPETNMIQAENNISMQSFSPEIANVQTITNNNGFQLDHNTNYTILSRRSDDGYNWRKYGQKQVRGSENPRSYYKCTYPNCPTKKKVERSIEGQITEIVYKGNHNHPKPQAGFRRNSSSSSNSLVIVPVNPNGNEIHDHSYGSHGNGQMDSVATPENSSISIGGDDDFEQSSLQRARSVGADEFVEEEPEPKRWRNESENQGIVLGHRTVREPRVVVQTTSDIDILDDGYKWRKYGQKVVKGNPNPRSYYKCTYQGCPVRKHVERASHDIKAVITTYEGKHTHDVPAARGSGSNSMNRPTPSNPLHQSNVPYSIRPLQMQLPQGQVRPFHPDLLLGQGNYGISGFGNQMMPYMNHQQQQQQQHMTENGFSSRANDEPKDFLASLLC; encoded by the exons ATGACATCTTCATCAAGTAGTTTagaaaacaataacaataacaattttttaaacaattttacCTTCTCAACACACCCTTTTATGACTACTTCATCTTTCTCTGACCTTTTAGCTTCTACTATAGAAGAGAAATCAAGTGGTGAAAGAAATGGTTATGGTTATGGTGGTGGTGGAAATGGTGGGGGTGTGCCAAAATTTAAGTCTATACCCCCTCCTTCTTTGCCTTTGTCACCTCCACCTGTTTCTCCTTCTTCTTACTTTTCTATTCCTCCTGGTTTGAGTCCTGCTGAGTTACTTGATTCACCTATTATGCTTAACTCTTCCAAT ATTTTGCCATCTCCTACAACTGGTTCTTTTGCTGGTCAAAGCTACAATTGGATGAACAATTCTGAAGAGAATCAGATTATTCCAAAGGAATCTGACAAAAGCTTCTCAAATTTCTCTTTTCAAACCCAACAAGGACCTGCTGTTACTGGATCCAATACTACTTTAAAATCATCAACAGTTGCAGTTGAACAG CAGCAACCATGGAGTTATCAAGAAATCACAAATCAGAATGGTTTTTCACCTGAAAACAATATGATCCAAACTGAAAACAACTCTTCAATGCAGAGTTTTTCACCTGAAACCAATATGATCCAAGCTGAAAACAACATTTCAATGCAGAGTTTTTCTCCTGAGATTGCTAATGTTCAAACCATCACAAACAACAATGGATTCCAATTAGATCATAACACCAATTACACAATCTTAAGCAGAAGATCAGATGATGGATACAATTGGCGAAAATACGGACAAAAACAAGTTCGAGGAAGTGAAAATCCAAGAAGTTATTACAAATGCACTTACCCTAATTGTCCTACAAAGAAGAAAGTTGAGAGATCAATTGAAGGGCAAATTACTGAGATAGTTTATAAGGGTAATCATAATCATCCTAAACCTCAAGCTGGTTTTAGGAGAaactcatcatcatcttctaaTTCTCTTGTTATTGTTCCTGTTAATCCAAATGGTAATGAAATCCATGATCATTCATATGGTTCACATGGTAATGGACAAATGGATTCTGTTGCTACTCCTGAGAATTCATCGATATCAATCGGAGGAGATGATGATTTCGAGCAGAGTTCTCTTCAGAGGGCTAGATCTGTTGGTGCTGATGAATTTGTTGAAGAGGAACCTGAACCTAAAAGATG gagaAATGAAAGTGAAAATCAGGGTATAGTCCTTGGACACAGGACAGTGAGAGAACCTAGAGTTGTTGTTCAGACAACAAGTGACATTGATATCCTTGATGATGGTTACAAATGGAGGAAATATGGACAGAAAGTTGTCAAGGGAAATCCAAATCctag GAGTTACTACAAATGTACATACCAAGGTTGTCCTGTAAGGAAACATGTTGAACGTGCATCACATGATATAAAAGCAGTGATCACAACTTATGAGGGAAAACACACCCATGATGTTCCTGCAGCTCGTGGAAGCGGAAGCAATTCTATGAACAGACCAACTCCAAGCAACCCTTTACATCAATCCAATGTTCCCTATTCCATAAGGCCTTTACAGATGCAATTGCCACAAGGGCAAGTACGTCCTTTCCACCCTGACTTGCTTCTTGGTCAAGGAAACTATGGTATCTCAGGATTTGGGAATCAAATGATGCCTTACATGAATCATcagcagcagcaacagcagcaaCACATGACTGAAAATGGTTTTTCCTCTAGAGCTAATGATGAACCTAAAGATTTCCTTGCATCTTTGTTGTGCTGA
- the LOC123923494 gene encoding WRKY transcription factor WRKY24-like isoform X1 translates to MTSSSSSLENNNNNNFLNNFTFSTHPFMTTSSFSDLLASTIEEKSSGERNGYGYGGGGNGGGVPKFKSIPPPSLPLSPPPVSPSSYFSIPPGLSPAELLDSPIMLNSSNILPSPTTGSFAGQSYNWMNNSEENQIIPKESDKSFSNFSFQTQQGPAVTGSNTTLKSSTVAVEQQPWSYQEITNQNGFSPENNMIQTENNSSMQSFSPETNMIQAENNISMQSFSPEIANVQTITNNNGFQLDHNTNYTILSRRSDDGYNWRKYGQKQVRGSENPRSYYKCTYPNCPTKKKVERSIEGQITEIVYKGNHNHPKPQAGFRRNSSSSSNSLVIVPVNPNGNEIHDHSYGSHGNGQMDSVATPENSSISIGGDDDFEQSSLQRARSVGADEFVEEEPEPKRWRNESENQGIVLGHRTVREPRVVVQTTSDIDILDDGYKWRKYGQKVVKGNPNPRSYYKCTYQGCPVRKHVERASHDIKAVITTYEGKHTHDVPAARGSGSNSMNRPTPSNPLHQSNVPYSIRPLQMQLPQGQVRPFHPDLLLGQGNYGISGFGNQMMPYMNHQQQQQQQHMTENGFSSRANDEPKDFLASLLC, encoded by the exons ATGACATCTTCATCAAGTAGTTTagaaaacaataacaataacaattttttaaacaattttacCTTCTCAACACACCCTTTTATGACTACTTCATCTTTCTCTGACCTTTTAGCTTCTACTATAGAAGAGAAATCAAGTGGTGAAAGAAATGGTTATGGTTATGGTGGTGGTGGAAATGGTGGGGGTGTGCCAAAATTTAAGTCTATACCCCCTCCTTCTTTGCCTTTGTCACCTCCACCTGTTTCTCCTTCTTCTTACTTTTCTATTCCTCCTGGTTTGAGTCCTGCTGAGTTACTTGATTCACCTATTATGCTTAACTCTTCCAAT ATTTTGCCATCTCCTACAACTGGTTCTTTTGCTGGTCAAAGCTACAATTGGATGAACAATTCTGAAGAGAATCAGATTATTCCAAAGGAATCTGACAAAAGCTTCTCAAATTTCTCTTTTCAAACCCAACAAGGACCTGCTGTTACTGGATCCAATACTACTTTAAAATCATCAACAGTTGCAGTTGAACAG CAACCATGGAGTTATCAAGAAATCACAAATCAGAATGGTTTTTCACCTGAAAACAATATGATCCAAACTGAAAACAACTCTTCAATGCAGAGTTTTTCACCTGAAACCAATATGATCCAAGCTGAAAACAACATTTCAATGCAGAGTTTTTCTCCTGAGATTGCTAATGTTCAAACCATCACAAACAACAATGGATTCCAATTAGATCATAACACCAATTACACAATCTTAAGCAGAAGATCAGATGATGGATACAATTGGCGAAAATACGGACAAAAACAAGTTCGAGGAAGTGAAAATCCAAGAAGTTATTACAAATGCACTTACCCTAATTGTCCTACAAAGAAGAAAGTTGAGAGATCAATTGAAGGGCAAATTACTGAGATAGTTTATAAGGGTAATCATAATCATCCTAAACCTCAAGCTGGTTTTAGGAGAaactcatcatcatcttctaaTTCTCTTGTTATTGTTCCTGTTAATCCAAATGGTAATGAAATCCATGATCATTCATATGGTTCACATGGTAATGGACAAATGGATTCTGTTGCTACTCCTGAGAATTCATCGATATCAATCGGAGGAGATGATGATTTCGAGCAGAGTTCTCTTCAGAGGGCTAGATCTGTTGGTGCTGATGAATTTGTTGAAGAGGAACCTGAACCTAAAAGATG gagaAATGAAAGTGAAAATCAGGGTATAGTCCTTGGACACAGGACAGTGAGAGAACCTAGAGTTGTTGTTCAGACAACAAGTGACATTGATATCCTTGATGATGGTTACAAATGGAGGAAATATGGACAGAAAGTTGTCAAGGGAAATCCAAATCctag GAGTTACTACAAATGTACATACCAAGGTTGTCCTGTAAGGAAACATGTTGAACGTGCATCACATGATATAAAAGCAGTGATCACAACTTATGAGGGAAAACACACCCATGATGTTCCTGCAGCTCGTGGAAGCGGAAGCAATTCTATGAACAGACCAACTCCAAGCAACCCTTTACATCAATCCAATGTTCCCTATTCCATAAGGCCTTTACAGATGCAATTGCCACAAGGGCAAGTACGTCCTTTCCACCCTGACTTGCTTCTTGGTCAAGGAAACTATGGTATCTCAGGATTTGGGAATCAAATGATGCCTTACATGAATCATcagcagcagcaacagcagcaaCACATGACTGAAAATGGTTTTTCCTCTAGAGCTAATGATGAACCTAAAGATTTCCTTGCATCTTTGTTGTGCTGA